A stretch of Microbulbifer sp. SAOS-129_SWC DNA encodes these proteins:
- a CDS encoding YcgN family cysteine cluster protein: MAADKPFWQRKTLAEMSRDEWESLCDGCGRCCLHRLEDEDSGRVYTTNVACRLLDSHSCQCSDYRNRRQQVPDCIQLREQDLARFDWLPHSCAYRTLADGRPLADWHPLVSGRAESVHEAGISVRGCVVSEELVHPDDFEEHIVTWVADDPNL; encoded by the coding sequence GTGGCCGCAGACAAGCCTTTCTGGCAGCGCAAGACCCTTGCCGAGATGAGCCGCGACGAGTGGGAATCCCTTTGCGATGGCTGTGGGCGCTGTTGCCTGCACCGGTTGGAAGACGAGGACAGCGGCAGGGTCTACACCACCAATGTGGCCTGCCGTCTGCTGGACAGCCACTCCTGCCAGTGCAGCGATTACCGCAATCGCCGGCAGCAGGTGCCCGACTGTATCCAGCTGCGCGAACAGGATCTGGCCCGCTTCGACTGGTTGCCGCACAGCTGTGCCTACCGCACCCTCGCCGACGGGCGGCCGCTGGCCGATTGGCACCCGCTGGTCAGCGGTCGTGCGGAATCCGTGCATGAGGCCGGCATTTCGGTGCGCGGCTGTGTCGTCAGCGAGGAACTGGTGCACCCGGACGATTTCGAAGAACATATCGTCACCTGGGTGGCGGATGATCCCAACCTGTGA
- a CDS encoding YcgL domain-containing protein — protein MTTLCDIYRSPRREEMYLYTDKREGLKRVPEKLLEMFGKPQHLTTLLLAPEKKLARADAARVLEEILARGYYLQMPPVQEDEMRSIAALNSKLQR, from the coding sequence ATGACGACCCTGTGTGACATCTATCGCAGCCCCCGGCGCGAGGAAATGTATCTTTACACCGACAAGCGCGAGGGCCTGAAGCGGGTGCCGGAAAAGCTGCTGGAAATGTTCGGCAAGCCGCAACACCTGACAACCCTGCTGCTGGCTCCGGAGAAAAAGCTCGCCCGTGCCGATGCTGCGCGAGTGCTGGAGGAGATCCTCGCGCGCGGCTACTACCTGCAGATGCCGCCGGTACAGGAAGACGAGATGCGCTCGATCGCCGCGCTGAACAGCAAGTTGCAGCGCTGA
- a CDS encoding YEATS-associated helix-containing protein translates to MLDHLLILSAVMLVSGILGGLVNYYQMLFTEEDPAGLARCLIMGLCGALMVPIFLQFTQSDLLIEIQGDPSRLLLFTGYCLIAAIASRMFVFNAARRQLRDASIARARVENLEQELRAMQLEMMPLLEHEIEGDPEQGPTLDFNQIRKLDDNALHVLSLLNNGDCVFRSLTGMVQEGGMETNSAARALNSLLVLEMVGKIHSHLGIRWYITDKGRQVVHRRSTAAADGRVVSG, encoded by the coding sequence ATGCTCGATCATCTGCTTATTTTGAGCGCAGTCATGCTGGTTTCCGGGATACTCGGTGGCCTGGTCAACTATTACCAGATGCTGTTTACCGAAGAGGATCCGGCGGGCCTCGCACGCTGCCTGATCATGGGGTTGTGTGGCGCCTTGATGGTGCCGATCTTCCTGCAGTTTACCCAGAGCGACCTGTTGATCGAGATCCAGGGCGACCCGTCGCGGTTGCTGCTGTTCACCGGTTACTGCCTGATCGCGGCGATCGCCTCGCGTATGTTCGTATTCAACGCCGCGCGCCGCCAGCTGCGCGACGCGAGTATCGCGCGGGCGCGGGTGGAAAACCTGGAGCAGGAGCTGCGCGCCATGCAGCTGGAGATGATGCCGCTGCTCGAACATGAGATCGAGGGCGATCCGGAGCAGGGGCCCACACTGGATTTCAACCAGATCCGCAAACTGGACGATAACGCCCTGCACGTGCTCAGCCTGCTCAATAATGGCGACTGCGTGTTCCGCTCCCTGACCGGCATGGTGCAGGAGGGCGGTATGGAAACCAATTCCGCGGCCCGCGCCCTCAATAGCCTGCTGGTACTGGAAATGGTGGGCAAGATCCACAGCCATCTCGGCATCCGCTGGTATATCACCGACAAGGGCCGCCAGGTCGTGCACCGCCGCAGCACCGCAGCGGCGGATGGTCGTGTCGTCAGCGGGTGA
- a CDS encoding MoxR family ATPase: MKFTGTDSYVATDDLQMAVNAAVTLQRPLLIKGEPGTGKTLLAEEVASSLGLKLIQWHIKSTTKAQQGLYEYDAVSRLRDSQLGVDRVHDIANYVKRGKLWEAFAADEQVVLLIDEIDKADIEFPNDLLVELDRMEFFVYETGETVKAKQRPIVIITSNNEKELPDAFLRRCFFHYISFPDRDTMHKIVDVHYPDIKRQLVAEAMDIFFQLRDVPGLKKKPSTSELIDWLKLLLADDIPEEVLKNRDSSSAIPPLYGALLKNEQDVHMLERLAFMARRDRR, from the coding sequence ATGAAATTTACCGGCACCGACAGCTATGTCGCCACCGATGACCTGCAGATGGCCGTCAACGCGGCGGTGACACTGCAGCGCCCGCTGCTGATCAAGGGCGAGCCGGGCACCGGCAAGACTCTGCTCGCGGAAGAGGTGGCCAGCAGCCTGGGCTTGAAGCTGATCCAGTGGCATATCAAATCCACCACCAAGGCGCAGCAGGGGCTGTACGAGTACGATGCGGTCTCGCGCTTGCGGGATTCCCAGCTGGGCGTGGACCGGGTGCACGATATCGCCAACTACGTCAAGCGCGGCAAGCTGTGGGAGGCCTTTGCCGCGGATGAGCAGGTGGTGCTGCTGATCGACGAGATCGACAAGGCGGATATCGAATTTCCCAACGACCTGCTGGTAGAGCTCGATCGCATGGAGTTCTTTGTCTACGAAACCGGCGAGACGGTGAAGGCGAAGCAGCGCCCGATTGTCATCATCACCTCGAACAATGAAAAAGAACTGCCGGACGCTTTCCTGCGCCGCTGCTTTTTTCACTACATCAGCTTCCCCGATCGCGACACCATGCACAAGATCGTGGATGTGCACTACCCGGACATCAAGCGTCAGCTGGTGGCGGAGGCGATGGACATTTTCTTCCAGCTGCGCGATGTGCCGGGCCTGAAGAAAAAGCCCTCCACCTCGGAACTGATCGATTGGCTGAAACTGCTGCTGGCCGACGACATTCCCGAGGAAGTGCTGAAAAACCGTGATAGCAGCAGCGCGATTCCGCCGCTCTACGGCGCCCTGCTGAAAAATGAGCAGGACGTGCATATGCTCGAGCGCCTGGCATTTATGGCGCGCCGCGACCGCCGCTAA
- the rnd gene encoding ribonuclease D, whose protein sequence is MPNVDTTPVWIDNSVELARLCAHCREQSAVALDTEFMRSRTFYPQPALVQIGDGERCYLIDNLAIDDLQPLRELLVDERVTKIMHSCSEDLETLERLLGIIPAPIFDTQIAAAMTGMGAGLGYAATVKTLLNIDLPKSETRSDWLQRPLSEAQQNYAALDVAWLPLVYGVLIRRLRELERIEWLHEDCEGLVSAARNPQPPELYYQRVKGAWRLRGKQLAALQDLCAWREREARLRDVPRNHLLKEGVCLSLAQQLPRHVATMAQPGLEGRTLREFGDTLLQIVQRAAERADAPPALPQPLSRRQGEWLKLLRKTVSSVAEQRGLPPEILVRKKELEQLVQAQQPQLEGRLCGWRGDVVGAPLLETLRAAVEESV, encoded by the coding sequence ATGCCAAACGTAGATACCACACCGGTCTGGATCGACAACAGCGTCGAGCTGGCGCGGTTGTGCGCGCACTGTCGCGAGCAGAGCGCGGTCGCGCTGGACACGGAATTCATGCGCAGCCGCACCTTTTATCCACAGCCTGCGCTGGTGCAGATTGGGGACGGTGAACGCTGTTACCTGATCGACAACCTGGCCATCGACGATCTGCAACCGTTGCGCGAATTGCTGGTGGACGAGCGTGTCACCAAGATCATGCACAGCTGCAGCGAAGACCTCGAGACGCTGGAGCGCCTGCTGGGCATCATCCCCGCACCGATTTTCGATACCCAGATCGCCGCTGCGATGACCGGTATGGGCGCGGGTCTCGGCTATGCCGCCACCGTCAAGACGCTGCTCAATATTGATCTGCCCAAGAGCGAGACCCGCTCGGACTGGCTGCAGCGCCCGCTCAGCGAAGCGCAGCAGAATTACGCCGCGCTGGACGTAGCCTGGCTGCCGCTGGTTTATGGTGTTTTGATCCGGCGCCTGCGTGAACTGGAGCGCATCGAGTGGCTGCACGAAGATTGCGAGGGGCTGGTTTCCGCAGCCCGCAACCCACAGCCGCCGGAACTCTACTACCAGCGTGTGAAGGGCGCCTGGCGCCTGCGCGGCAAGCAGTTGGCGGCGCTGCAGGATCTCTGCGCCTGGCGCGAGCGCGAGGCGCGCCTGCGCGATGTGCCGCGCAACCACCTGCTGAAGGAGGGGGTTTGCCTCAGTCTCGCCCAGCAGCTGCCACGTCATGTCGCCACCATGGCGCAGCCGGGCCTGGAAGGGCGTACCCTGCGCGAGTTCGGCGATACCCTGTTGCAGATTGTTCAGCGCGCCGCCGAGCGAGCCGACGCGCCGCCGGCGCTGCCGCAACCGCTCAGCCGCCGGCAGGGAGAGTGGCTGAAACTGCTGCGCAAAACCGTGAGCAGCGTCGCCGAGCAACGCGGCCTGCCGCCGGAAATCCTGGTGCGTAAAAAGGAGCTGGAACAACTGGTACAGGCGCAGCAGCCGCAGCTGGAGGGCCGCCTTTGCGGCTGGCGCGGTGATGTGGTCGGCGCGCCGCTGCTGGAGACGCTGCGCGCGGCGGTGGAGGAATCTGTATGA